The sequence below is a genomic window from Patescibacteria group bacterium.
CATACTACAAAAGTTCACTTAATTTAAAATTCACCAAAGTATCGTTTACAGCTTTTTGCAATCGAGATAATACTTTCACAGCTCCGCAAGCACCATTGACGTCACAATTAACTACACCCGTATCACTAACACAGCGGAAATATGAGATATCTCCCTCAAGTGTTTTCACAATATCGAGAATGCTAATTTCTTCTGGTTTTCTTGTTAAAGAATAACCGCCATTAGTTCCCCTTTCTGATTTCACCAATCCAGCTTTTTTAAGCTTAGAAAATAGTCTTTCAAGATAACTGAGTGATATTTTCTCTTCATGAGCTATTTTTGCCAAAGACAAAGAACCCTCTTTGCTATTTTTAGCCAAATTTATCATGGCCCTAATTCCGTATGTAGATTTGGTTGAAAATTTCATTCTTTCTTAATTCCTACTAGCTAAGTAGGTATTAACAAGATATCATATTTAACAATATTGTCAAATTACTTTAAATACGCAATCTATTGACACAAATCCCCTATTCCTGTAATATAATAGTAGTTAAATAAACGTGCCCAAGTGGCCGTTTTTATTTACTTAATTTTAAAATATATGATGAAACTAATAAACTACATCAAGGCCTCTATTCTAGAGATGAAAAAAGTTACTTGGCCTACAAAAAAAGAAACAGTTGACTATACCGTTCTGGTTATTGGTGTAAGTCTTGCAGTGGCCGCATTTTTGGGTGGTCTTGATTTTATATTCCAAAAAGGTTTAGAGACGTTTCTTC
It includes:
- a CDS encoding Rrf2 family transcriptional regulator: MKFSTKSTYGIRAMINLAKNSKEGSLSLAKIAHEEKISLSYLERLFSKLKKAGLVKSERGTNGGYSLTRKPEEISILDIVKTLEGDISYFRCVSDTGVVNCDVNGACGAVKVLSRLQKAVNDTLVNFKLSELL
- the secE gene encoding preprotein translocase subunit SecE, with the protein product MMKLINYIKASILEMKKVTWPTKKETVDYTVLVIGVSLAVAAFLGGLDFIFQKGLETFLLG